A single region of the Serinus canaria isolate serCan28SL12 chromosome 1, serCan2020, whole genome shotgun sequence genome encodes:
- the CRYZL1 gene encoding quinone oxidoreductase-like protein 1 isoform X1 translates to MKALYAQQNSPGEEMTFVFQERENLPPSRAHDVKVQVRACALSCVDTKLLAEIKLKKELVPVGREISGVVLEVGSKVTFFQPDDEVVGILPLDSEESGVCEVILVHEHYLAHKPQKVCWAEAAGTLRDGLRAYTALHYLAPVSPGSSVLVLDGASPFGTIAIQLAQHRGAKVISTAHSLEDKQYLERLRPAGGVRQPLVARVIDVSHGKIDLAESCLEETGGLGVDIVLDAGVRLYSAEDEAGSRCQLLPHKHDIITLLGVGGRWITTERNLQLDPPDSHSLFLKGATVSFLNEEVWNLSNVQQGKYLAILEDIMDKLSNGIFRPQLDEAIPLYEAKVSMEIVQKNQARKRQVIQF, encoded by the exons ATGAAGGCCCTGTATGCTCAGCAGAATTCTCCTGGAGAGGAAATGACATTTGTGTTCCAGGAAAGG GAGAaccttcctcccagcagagcccacgATGTGAAGGTGCAGGTCAGagcctgtgctctgagctgcGTGGACACAAAG cTCCTGGCAGAAATCAAACTGAAGAAGGAACTTGTGCCTGTTGGGAGAGAAATTTCAGGAGTTGTGCTGGAAG TTGGAAGCAAGGTGACCTTTTTCCAGCCAGATGATGAAGTGGTGG GAATTCTGCCCCTGGATTCTGAGGAGTCTGGTGTCTGTGAAGTTATCCTGGTTCATGAGCATTATTTGG CTCACAAGCCGCAGAAGGtgtgctgggcagaggctgcCGGGACGCTCCGGGACGGGCTCCGCGCGTACACAGCCCTGCACTACCTGGCCCCGGTGTCCCCTGGCTCCAGTGTCCTCGTCCTGGATGGAGCAAGT CCATTTGGTACCATTGCAATTCAGTtggcccagcacagaggggccAAAGTCATCTCCACTGCCCACAGCCTGGAGGACAAGCAGTACCTGGAGAGGCTCAGGCCTGCTGGGG GAGTCCGGCAGCCTTTGGTGG cccgGGTGATCGACGTGTCCCACGGGAAGATTGACCTGGCCgagagctgcctggaggagaCGGGCGGGCTGGGCGTGGACATCGTGCTGGATGCCGGAG TGAGGCTGTACAGTGCTGAGGATGAAGCAGGTTCCAGatgccagctgctgcctcacaaGCACGACATCATCACCCTGCTTGGGGTTGGGGGACGCTGGATAACGACGGAAAGGAACCTGCAG CTGGATCCTCCAGACAGCCATTCCTTGTTCCTTAAGGGAGCCACAGTGTCCTTCCTGAACGAGGAGGTCTGGAACTTGTCCAATGTGCAGCAGGGCAAGTATCTTG CCATCCTGGAAGATATCATGGATAAATTATCAAATGGCATTTTCAG GCCTCAACTGGATGAAGCCATCCCATTGTATGAAGCCAAAGTTTCTATGGAAATAGTTCAGAAGAATCAAGCTAGAAAGAGACAAGTGATCCAGTTCTGA
- the CRYZL1 gene encoding quinone oxidoreductase-like protein 1 isoform X2, with translation MKALYAQQNSPGEEMTFVFQERENLPPSRAHDVKVQVRACALSCVDTKLLAEIKLKKELVPVGREISGVVLEVGSKVTFFQPDDEVVGILPLDSEESGVCEVILVHEHYLAHKPQKVCWAEAAGTLRDGLRAYTALHYLAPVSPGSSVLVLDGASPFGTIAIQLAQHRGAKVISTAHSLEDKQYLERLRPAGARVIDVSHGKIDLAESCLEETGGLGVDIVLDAGVRLYSAEDEAGSRCQLLPHKHDIITLLGVGGRWITTERNLQLDPPDSHSLFLKGATVSFLNEEVWNLSNVQQGKYLAILEDIMDKLSNGIFRPQLDEAIPLYEAKVSMEIVQKNQARKRQVIQF, from the exons ATGAAGGCCCTGTATGCTCAGCAGAATTCTCCTGGAGAGGAAATGACATTTGTGTTCCAGGAAAGG GAGAaccttcctcccagcagagcccacgATGTGAAGGTGCAGGTCAGagcctgtgctctgagctgcGTGGACACAAAG cTCCTGGCAGAAATCAAACTGAAGAAGGAACTTGTGCCTGTTGGGAGAGAAATTTCAGGAGTTGTGCTGGAAG TTGGAAGCAAGGTGACCTTTTTCCAGCCAGATGATGAAGTGGTGG GAATTCTGCCCCTGGATTCTGAGGAGTCTGGTGTCTGTGAAGTTATCCTGGTTCATGAGCATTATTTGG CTCACAAGCCGCAGAAGGtgtgctgggcagaggctgcCGGGACGCTCCGGGACGGGCTCCGCGCGTACACAGCCCTGCACTACCTGGCCCCGGTGTCCCCTGGCTCCAGTGTCCTCGTCCTGGATGGAGCAAGT CCATTTGGTACCATTGCAATTCAGTtggcccagcacagaggggccAAAGTCATCTCCACTGCCCACAGCCTGGAGGACAAGCAGTACCTGGAGAGGCTCAGGCCTGCTGGGG cccgGGTGATCGACGTGTCCCACGGGAAGATTGACCTGGCCgagagctgcctggaggagaCGGGCGGGCTGGGCGTGGACATCGTGCTGGATGCCGGAG TGAGGCTGTACAGTGCTGAGGATGAAGCAGGTTCCAGatgccagctgctgcctcacaaGCACGACATCATCACCCTGCTTGGGGTTGGGGGACGCTGGATAACGACGGAAAGGAACCTGCAG CTGGATCCTCCAGACAGCCATTCCTTGTTCCTTAAGGGAGCCACAGTGTCCTTCCTGAACGAGGAGGTCTGGAACTTGTCCAATGTGCAGCAGGGCAAGTATCTTG CCATCCTGGAAGATATCATGGATAAATTATCAAATGGCATTTTCAG GCCTCAACTGGATGAAGCCATCCCATTGTATGAAGCCAAAGTTTCTATGGAAATAGTTCAGAAGAATCAAGCTAGAAAGAGACAAGTGATCCAGTTCTGA